In Prunus dulcis chromosome 1, ALMONDv2, whole genome shotgun sequence, the following are encoded in one genomic region:
- the LOC117621732 gene encoding uncharacterized protein LOC117621732 encodes MIAFHFPERTKTENTMQPRERDHSSSFIIQVGDHQQFHHHHQFDPHHHQPPKLNLSAMKLFNRFRKIIMRLLFSIPSRSATASSSSSSGATSSTPRQRNSTSCDRFFEPPKTSCSSYYSSHSHYNEAIADCIEFFNKSSSSTQEDMLDFDPQSSVMV; translated from the coding sequence atGATAGCATTCCATTTCCCGGAGAGGACGAAAACAGAGAATACAATGCagccaagagagagagaccacaGCTCCTCCTTTATTATACAAGTAGGTGATCATCAACAattccatcaccaccaccaatttgatcctcatcatcatcaacctCCCAAATTGAACTTGTCTGCCATGAAACTCTTCAACCGCTTCCGGAAGATAATAATGAGACTCTTATTTTCTATCCCATCTCGATCAGCTACCgcgtcttcttcatcttcctcagGAGCCACGAGCAGCACCCCCAGGCAAAGGAACAGCACCAGCTGTGACAGGTTCTTTGAGCCCCCAAAGACTTCATGCAGTTCCTATTATTCATCTCATTCGCATTATAACGAGGCCATCGCTGACTGCATCGAGTTCTTTAATAAGTCCTCGTCGTCTACCCAAGAGGACATGTTGGATTTTGATCCACAATCCAGCGTTATGGTTTGA
- the LOC117614875 gene encoding WEB family protein At1g75720 isoform X1: MENNNETAAAAGVQVQGVRRIKRAEIDTRQPFRSVKEAVSLFGEKFLAGELYATQLKQMQNGAHENGHRHGPASRIGSVTAELEETKQSLQKAREESELMENCLSSLKQELERTKRELHQLKEREYEKQFVEAEIIEDVRNIVEDSDSTKFEMKTQTSDDEEGSFEFQNKRYVTFANPPSLAQVKIAQGLGVDEKLQRHPSLSLKKKKNKPFIPLLAGMFSKKKGGPQVAYP; this comes from the exons ATGGAGAATAATAATgaaacagcagcagcagcaggagTGCAAGTGCAAGGTGTGAGGAGGATTAAGAGGGCGGAGATTGATACAAGGCAACCATTCCGATCTGTCAAAGAAGCTGTTTCATTGTTCGGTGAAAAGTTTCTTGCAGGGGAGCTCTATGCCACCCAGCTCAAACAG ATGCAGAATGGAGCACATGAAAATGGGCATCGGCATGGCCCTGCATCCAGAATTGGAAGCGTGACAGCGGAGCTAGAGGAGACAAAACAAAGCCTCCAAAAAGCCAGAGAAGAAAGCGAGCTCATGGAAAATTGCCTTTCATCTCTAAAACAGGAGCTTGAACGGACAAAGCGAGAGCTCCATCAGTTGAAGGAAAGGGAATATGAGAAACAGTTTGTAGAAGCGGAGATCATCGAAGACGTTAGGAATATAGTTGAAGACTCAGACTCAACcaaatttgaaatgaaaacacaaacatctgatgatgaagaaggaaGCTTTGAgtttcaaaacaaaagataTGTGACATTTGCAAATCCACCTTCCCTTGCGCAAGTAAAGATCGCACAAGGTTTAGGTGTTGATGAAAAATTGCAAAGACacccttctctttctctcaagaagaagaaaaacaagcctTTCATTCCTCTATTAGCTGGGATGTTTTCCAAGAAGAAAGGAGGCCCACAAGTAGCctatccttga
- the LOC117614875 gene encoding WEB family protein At1g75720 isoform X2, producing MENNNETAAAAGVQVQGVRRIKRAEIDTRQPFRSVKEAVSLFGEKFLAGELYATQLKQNGAHENGHRHGPASRIGSVTAELEETKQSLQKAREESELMENCLSSLKQELERTKRELHQLKEREYEKQFVEAEIIEDVRNIVEDSDSTKFEMKTQTSDDEEGSFEFQNKRYVTFANPPSLAQVKIAQGLGVDEKLQRHPSLSLKKKKNKPFIPLLAGMFSKKKGGPQVAYP from the exons ATGGAGAATAATAATgaaacagcagcagcagcaggagTGCAAGTGCAAGGTGTGAGGAGGATTAAGAGGGCGGAGATTGATACAAGGCAACCATTCCGATCTGTCAAAGAAGCTGTTTCATTGTTCGGTGAAAAGTTTCTTGCAGGGGAGCTCTATGCCACCCAGCTCAAACAG AATGGAGCACATGAAAATGGGCATCGGCATGGCCCTGCATCCAGAATTGGAAGCGTGACAGCGGAGCTAGAGGAGACAAAACAAAGCCTCCAAAAAGCCAGAGAAGAAAGCGAGCTCATGGAAAATTGCCTTTCATCTCTAAAACAGGAGCTTGAACGGACAAAGCGAGAGCTCCATCAGTTGAAGGAAAGGGAATATGAGAAACAGTTTGTAGAAGCGGAGATCATCGAAGACGTTAGGAATATAGTTGAAGACTCAGACTCAACcaaatttgaaatgaaaacacaaacatctgatgatgaagaaggaaGCTTTGAgtttcaaaacaaaagataTGTGACATTTGCAAATCCACCTTCCCTTGCGCAAGTAAAGATCGCACAAGGTTTAGGTGTTGATGAAAAATTGCAAAGACacccttctctttctctcaagaagaagaaaaacaagcctTTCATTCCTCTATTAGCTGGGATGTTTTCCAAGAAGAAAGGAGGCCCACAAGTAGCctatccttga
- the LOC117623193 gene encoding probable alkaline/neutral invertase B, translating into MSPVHGDHTGQNGNVRSLETTVGTLFEIGEDSDVMRLLDRPRQVNVERKRSFDERSISELSNIGSPCRRSCFLGSPRPSSYYESHPMVADAWETLRRSVVHFRGQPVGTLAAVDHSVEELNYDQVFVRDFVPSALAFLMNREDEIVKNFLLKTLRLQSWEKIVDQFKLGEGVMPASFKVLHDPVRNFETITADFGESAIGRVAPVDSGFWWIILLRAYTKSTGDTSLSEMPECQNGIRLILSLCLSEGFDTFPTLLCADGCCMIDRRMGVYGYPIEIQALFFMALRCALLLLKQDNVGKEFVERITDRLHALSYHMRSYFWLDLKQLNDIYRYKTEEYSHTAVNKFNVMPDSLPDWVFDFMPSRGGYFIGNVSPARMDFRWFCLGNCVAILSSLATPEQASAIMDLIESRWEELVGEMPLKICYPAIESHEWKIVTGCDPKNIRWSYHNGGSWPVLLWLLTAACIKTGRPQIARRAIELAESRLSKDSWPEYYDGKLGRYMGKQARKFQTWSIAGYLVAKMMLEDPSHLGMISLEEDKQMKPLVKRSASWSS; encoded by the exons ATGTCTCCGGTTCATGGGGATCATACTGGTCAAAATGGGAATGTAAGAAGTCTTGAGACGACGGTGGGCACCCTATTTGAAATCGGCGAAGACTCTGATGTGATGAGGTTACTTGACAGACCAAGGCAAGTGAACGTGGAAAGGAAGAGATCCTTTGATGAAAGGTCAATCAGCGAATTGTCCAACATAGGGTCTCCTTGTAGAAGGTCCTGTTTTCTGGGGAGCCCTAGACCAAGCAGCTACTATGAATCGCATCCCATGGTTGCCGATGCATGGGAAACCTTGAGGCGCTCTGTCGTTCACTTCCGCGGCCAGCCTGTTGGAACACTTGCCGCCGTCGATCATTCTGTCGAAGAACTTAACTATGATcag GTCTTTGTTAGGGATTTTGTGCCTAGTGCATTGGCCTTTTTGATGAATCGGGAGGATGAAATAgtgaaaaactttctgttgAAAACACTTCGCCTCCAATCATGGGAGAAAATAGTGGATCAGTTCAAGCTTGGAGAAGGGGTGATGCCAGCAAGTTTCAAAGTGCTCCATGACCCTGTAAGAAATTTCGAAACCATAACTGCGGATTTTGGTGAGAGTGCAATAGGGAGAGTAGCTCCAGTTGATTCTGGGTTTTGGTGGATCATCTTGCTTCGTGCTTACACAAAGTCTACAGGGGACACTTCACTCTCTGAAATGCCCGAATGCCAAAATGGCATTCGCCTTATCCTCAGCCTGTGTCTCTCAGAGGGCTTTGATACTTTCCCAACTCTGCTCTGTGCTGATGGATGCTGCATGATTGACCGGAGAATG GGTGTATATGGGTACCCAATTGAAATACAAGCACTGTTCTTCATGGCTTTAAGATGTGCTCTGCTTCTGCTTAAGCAAGACAACGTTGGGAAGGAGTTCGTGGAGCGCATAACTGATCGCCTCCACGCTCTAAGTTATCACATGCGGAGCTATTTTTGGCTGGACCTGAAGCAGCTCAACGATATCTACCGCTACAAAACAGAGGAGTATTCTCACACTGCAGTGAACAAGTTCAACGTGATGCCCGATTCGCTTCCAGATTGGGTTTTCGATTTCATGCCGAGCCGCGGTGGCTACTTCATTGGGAACGTGAGCCCAGCAAGAATGGACTTTCGCTGGTTCTGCTTGGGCAACTGTGTGGCAATTTTATCGTCTTTGGCGACCCCAGAGCAAGCATCAGCGATCATGGATCTTATCGAGTCACGCTGGGAAGAGCTGGTTGGAGAAATGCCATTGAAAATTTGCTACCCAGCCATAGAAAGTCACGAATGGAAAATCGTCACTGGGTGCGACCCAAAGAATATCAGGTGGAGCTACCACAACGGGGGCTCTTGGCCAG TGCTTCTGTGGCTGTTGACGGCGGCGTGCATAAAGACGGGGCGACCCCAAATTGCTCGACGTGCGATTGAGCTTGCGGAAAGTCGGTTGTCGAAAGACAGCTGGCCAGAGTATTATGACGGGAAGCTGGGAAGGTACATGGGAAAGCAGGCACGTAAGTTTCAGACATGGTCCATTGCTGGGTACTTGGTGGCTAAGATGATGCTGGAAGACCCGTCTCATTTGGGCATGATTTCTCTGGAGGAAGACAAGCAAATGAAACCCCTTGTTAAAAGATCTGCTTCATGGTCGTCTTAA
- the LOC117635929 gene encoding AP-2 complex subunit sigma, with translation MIRFILLQNRQGKTRLAKYYVPLEDSEKHKVEYEVHRLVVNRDPKFTNFVEFRTHKVIYRRYAGLFFSLCVDITDNELAYLECIHLFVEILDHFFSNVCELDLVFNFHKVYLILDEFILAGELQETSKKAIIERMGELEKLE, from the exons ATG ATCCGATTCATATTGTTACAGAACCGGCAGGGAAAGACCCGTTTAGCTAAGTACTACGTTCCTCTCGAGGATTCTGAGAAGCACAAGGTCGAATATGAG GTTCATCGTTTGGTGGTCAACAGAGATCCCAAGTTCACAAATTTCGTTGAg TTCCGTACGCACAAGGTGATCTACAGGAGATATGCGGGGTTGTTTTTCTCACTGTGTGTTGATATAACAGATAATGAATTGGCATATTTAGAATGCATTCATCTATTCGTGGAGATTTTGGATCATTTTTTCAGCAACGTTTGCGAGCTTGATTTGGTCTTTAACTTTCACAAG GTCTATCTGATACTTGATGAATTCATTCTTGCTGGAGAGCTCCAAGAAACAAGCAAGAAG GCGATAATAGAAAGAATGGGAGAACTGGAAAAACTGGAGTGA
- the LOC117615931 gene encoding hexokinase-2, chloroplastic produces MSVAATPPAVGPFYLRRRSPSTAMSMPRFRMAVRSAAVSVTPLLTKLHNDSATPLPLLCHVADAMAADMRAGLAVDGGSDLKMILSYVDSLPSGNEEGLFYALDLGGTNFRVLRVQLGGKQERVIATEFDQVSIPKELMFGTSEQLFDFIASGLAKFAQKEGNKFHLPTGTKREIGFTFSFPVKQTSIDSGILIKWTKGFSVSGTAGKDVVACLNEAMERRGLDMRVSALVNDAVGTLAGARYWDDDVMVAVILGTGTNACYVERADAIPKLQGQVSSSGRTIINTEWGAFSDGLPLTEFDREMDAASINPGEQIFEKTISGMYLGEIVRRVLVKMAEADALFGESVPEKLSTPFALRTPDICAMQQDISDDLQDVGSILYNVSGVESNLSARKIVVHVCDTIVKRGGRLAGAGIVGILKKMEEDSKGLIFGKRTVVAMDGGLYENYPQYRRYLQEAVTELLGTEISKNVVIEHSKDGSGIGAALLAAANSQYA; encoded by the exons ATGTCAGTTGCTGCCACGCCCCCAGCCGTTGGACCTTTCTACCTCAGGCGCCGATCACCTAGTACGGCCATGTCCATGCCTCGCTTTAGGATGGCCGTCCGATCTGCTGCCGTTTCTGTCACTCCGCTGTTGACCAAGCTACACAACGACTCTGCCACTCCTTTGCCCCTCCTGTGCCACGTGGCAGACGCCATGGCCGCCGACATGCGAGCCGGGCTTGCCGTGGATGGTGGGAGTGACCTCAAGATGATACTCAGCTATGTTGACAGCCTCCCAAGCGG GAATGAGGAGGGGTTGTTTTATGCACTGGATCTTGGAGGCACAAACTTCAGGGTACTGAGGGTACAACTAGGCGGCAAACAAGAGCGTGTGATTGCCACCGAATTCGACCAAGTTTCGATTCCTAAAGAGCTTATGTTTGGCACCTCAGAG CAACTGTTTGATTTCATTGCTTCTGGGCTGGCAAAATTTGCACAAAAAGAGGGTAATAAATTCCACCTTCCAACCGGTACAAAAAGGGAGATTGGATTcacattttcatttcctgTGAAGCAGACCTCCATTGACTCTGGCATACTAATTAAGTGGACAAAGGGTTTTTCTGTTTCTGGAACG GCAGGGAAAGATGTGGTTGCTTGTTTGAATGAGGCTATGGAAAGGCGGGGACTTGATATGCGGGTGTCTGCCCTG GTTAATGATGCGGTTGGAACATTAGCTGGAGCAAGATATTGGGATGATGATGTCATGGTTGCTGTTATATTGGGTACTGGAACCAATGCTTGCTATGTTGAACGGGCAGATGCTATCCCGAAACTACAGGGTCAGGTTTCTTCTTCTGGCAGAACG ATTATTAACACTGAGTGGGGAGCATTCTCAGATGGTCTTCCTTTGACTGAATTTGATAGAGAAATGGATGCTGCTAGTATCAATCCTGGTGAGCAG ATCTTTGAGAAAACAATTTCTGGAATGTATCTGGGTGAAATTGTACGAAGAGTGTTAGTGAAGATGGCTGAAGCAGATGCTTTGTTTGGTGAATCTGTCCCAGAAAAACTATCAACACCTTTTGCACTCAG GACCCCAGATATATGTGCTATGCAGCAAGATATATCTGATGACCTTCAAGATGTTGGATCAATCCTATACAATGTATCAGGG GTTGAGTCAAATCTCAGTGCAAGAAAGATTGTGGTGCATGTATGTGACACCATCGTAAAGCGAGGTGGGCGCTTAGCTGGTGCAGGAATAGTAGGGATACTTAAAAAGATGGAGGAGGATTCAAAAGGTCTCATCTTTGGCAAGAGGACAGTGGTGGCAATGGATGGAGGGTTGTATGAAAACTATCCTCAATACAGAAGATATTTGCAAGAGGCAGTGACAGAGCTTCTTGGGACAGAGATTTCAAAGAATGTGGTCATAGAACATTCAAAAGATGGGTCTGGCATAGGGGCTGCTCTCTTGGCTGCTGCAAATTCCCAGTATGCATAA
- the LOC117615327 gene encoding gibberellin-regulated protein 11-like produces the protein MAKKMMLKVVILVSLLILRLADSQETVTAPPVESPHRPPKIECDGECNRRCELSSRPNLCKRACGTCCERCNCVPPGTSGHYETCPCYANMTTHRGLHKCP, from the exons ATGGCCAAGAAGATGATGTTGAAGGTTGTAATTCTCGTTTCTCTTCTCATTCTCCGACTCGCTGATTCTCAAGAAACG GTGACCGCACCTCCTGTTGAAAGCCCTCATCGTCCTCCAAAAATAG AGTGTGATGGAGAATGTAATCGAAGGTGCGAATTATCGTCAAGGCCGAATTTATGCAAGAGGGCATGCGGGACGTGCTGCGAGAGATGCAATTGCGTTCCACCAGGCACTTCTGGTCACTATGAAACCTGCCCTTGTTACGCCAATATGACCACCCACAGGGGCCTACACAAATGCCCTTAA
- the LOC117635236 gene encoding uncharacterized protein LOC117635236: MDKPRDVRRGATRFKQPSGHKLFSCLAGVGAGAGGDFVQSAKSKKERLRKLSALGTASSSFQDCEMGCDVSDREDELPSKRFKLPKKFFDDCNGVDHASVPRKLRSAMKKRNRESASPSIPNSKKLNHAMSGIESRKRDGVNKPKPYLKQGGSDRSLRETVSGDITKDEEEVVETLYALAGLFPNNDANDNSKLDTESLDANPSALPESKETPTPAFEVGNDKSGSICPLKATEASSPSSVERLAKETDQVDSLNKSSTQSEPELPNSRKFCITSDDSVPHDLNISSVSAIVEECNEKPTANVVNFSVPSDLSLDSRKLKQPVQKESSIFGSKPETALELGKTMGSQVEVHNMVQESKKNGPVLWPGLSSNVSHGARNDSPSSSSQSPAAKIPAWLDAALSTSRASVQNVSSFGKVTNVLNGRRMWKKCAAHVYISHLIQALKNSESEDKLQPNEMRLHEGSKQVALLGANIYTKVKNGIVSASSIDISSAEKRPNEAKNGILEQKKLYQDQPQCAMGSRAYPSPKQSFDFLSLSAGGGGLETNDSFSRARNGMEPSSQSQVPYIHSLMQHHTLIPLSLPQSHFSPSSCPNNPSAAQQAQLQLPPYHVNPFCGPQASPTALTKQQPQQQHLQLQQQQQQQQRLWAAQLVAQYRPVGTTAPAVHFPSWQNGRQETMLIPCGQAVMSPSPSTVDLVGPKYAPLSQQQQQQLMAVTSSFPPGRVKRQDHHLPSVYEESGGGFRAGSALPLQLLCSERL; the protein is encoded by the exons ATGGACAAGCCTCGAGACGTGAGACGTGGAGCCACTCGCTTCAAACAACCTTCTGGACACAAGCTCTTCTCTT GTTTGGCTGGTGTTGGTGCTGGTGCTGGTGGGGACTTTGTGCAGTCGGCAAAATCGAAGAAAGAGCGGCTCAGAAAATTGAGTGCTCTTGGTACAGCGAGTTCGAGCTTCCAAGACTGCGAAATGGGTTGTGATGTGTCTGACAGAGAAGATGAGCTTCCCAGTAAGAGATTTAAGCTTCCTAAAAAG TTTTTTGATGACTGCAATGGCGTTGATCATGCCTCTGTTCCGCGGAAGTTGCGATCAG CAATGAAGAAGCGCAATCGTGAATCTGCATCTCCATCTATACCAAATTCAAAGAAGCTGAACCATGCAATGAGTGGCATCGAATCCCGAAAAAGGGACGGTGTAAATAAACCCAAACCATACTTG AAACAAGGAGGCTCAGATAGATCCCTGAGAGAAACTGTTTCTGGGGATATCACAAAAGATGAGGAAGAAGTTGTGGAGACATTGTATGCTTTGGCCGGACTGTTCCCTAACAATGATGCAAATGATAACAGTAAATTAGACACTGAATCTTTAGATGCAAATCCTTCAGCTTTGCCAGAGTCCAAAGAGACTCCGACCCCTGCATTTGAAG TTGGAAATGATAAGTCGGGTTCAATTTGCCCCTTGAAAGCTACCGAGGCCTCCAGTCCATCTAGTGTAGAAAGATTAGCTAAAGAAACTGATCAAGTTGATTCTTTGAACAAATCCAGTACTCAAAGTGAACCTGAATTACCAAACAGTAGGAAATTCTGTATAACCTCAGATGATTCAGTCCCTCATGATCTAAACATTTCGTCAGTCTCAGCGATAGTTGAGGAGTGCAATGAAAAGCCTACTGCCAATGTTGTCAACTTTTCTGTTCCATCTGATCTAAGCCTTGATAGTCG CAAGTTAAAGCAGCCTGTGCAAAAGGAGTCCTCAATTTTTGGGAGCAAACCAGAAACTGCACTGGAGCTG GGCAAAACCATGGGGAGTCAAGTTGAAGTGCATAATATGGTCCAGGagtccaagaaaaatg GTCCAGTATTGTGGCCTGGCTTGTCTTCAAATGTCTCCCATGGTGCTAGGAATGATAGTCCATCATCATCGTCGCA GTCCCCTGCTGCTAAAATTCCCGCCTGGCTGGATGCCGCCTTGTCTACTTCCAGAGCCTCAGTTCAAaatgtttcttcttttggaaAG GTTACTAATGTTCTAAATGGTAGAAGGATGTGGAAGAAGTGCGCAGCTCATGTCTACATAAGTCATTTGATTCAGGCTTTAAAAAACTCTGAGAGCGAAGATAAGTTACAGCCTAATGAAATGAGACTACATGAAGGATCCAAACAAGTGGCTCTTCTTGGAGCTAATATTTATACTAAAGTTAAAAATGGGATTGTTTCGGCTAGTAGCATAGATATTTCTAGTGCTGAAAAAAGGCCAAATGAAGCTAAGAATGGTATTCTTGAGCAGAAGAAGCTCTATCAAGACCAGCCACAGTGTGCTATGGGATCTCGGGCATACCCTTCACCAAAGCAG AGTTTTGATTTCCTGTCATTGTCAGCTGGAGGTGGTGGTTTGGAAACTAATGATAGCTTTAGTAGAGCTAGAAATGGAATGGAGCCATCATCACAATCCCAAGTTCCTTATATCCATTCTCTCATGCAGCATCACACGCTCATTCCTTTATCTTTGCCCCAGTCTCACTTCAGCCCTTCTTCCTGCCCTAACAATCCTTCAGCGGCCCAGCAG GCCCAGCTGCAGCTACCTCCATATCATGTCAACCCATTTTGTGGTCCTCAAGCAAGTCCCACAGCTTTGACAAAGCAGCAACCTCAACAGCAACATTTACAGcttcaacagcagcagcagcagcagcaaagGCTTTGGGCAGCTCAGTTGGTGGCCCAGTACAGACCAGTGGGAACTACGGCACCTGCAGTTCACTTTCCAAGCTGGCAAAATGGAAGGCAGGAGACTATGCTGATTCCATGCGGCCAAGCTGTTATGTCTCCTTCCCCCTCAACGGTTGACCTAGTTGGTCCTAAGTATGCACCACTGTCtcaacaacagcagcagcagctaaTGGCTGTTACTTCATCTTTTCCTCCTGGTAGGGTAAAACGACAAGACCACCATCTACCTTCTGTGTATGAGGAGTCTGGAGGTGGATTCCGTGCTGGAAGTGCACTGCCACTGCAGTTACTCTGCAGCGAGCGCCTTTAA
- the LOC117623202 gene encoding uncharacterized protein LOC117623202, producing the protein MTTRWKEEKAESPQTLKSNAFSFQSPKQNKMSPLPVQEDVALQIASFLQVPDLCSLASCSRLWRELCGSDCIWESLVRDRWPSLELSDGSSSSSAIKKPMSMGWRCFYMELHNEKAARATSVVQFVETCSSSASLEVGEYQKAMQDLHALQFGYQDVQMFLFKPELTVLVNLLGLHYCINWLGVPANCVLKALESRKISERQVCVKWWKLGIWSHGFRMRDELLSRRFTLIDVGLAKQEEVLAVLYRGAIHEVLRVQICVADPSSPSWSCQSAHRRG; encoded by the exons ATGACAACGAGGTGGAAAGAGGAAAAGGCCGAAAGTCCCCAAACTCTGAAGTCAAATGCATTCTCATTTCAAAGTcccaagcaaaacaaaatgagCCCTCTCCCAGTTCAGGAGGATGTTGCCCTCCAAATTGCTTCGTTCCTGCAG GTGCCGGACCTTTGTTCGTTGGCCAGTTGTTCCCGGTTATGGAGGGAGCTGTGTGGGTCGGATTGCATATGGGAGTCTCTGGTACGAGACAGATGGCCCTCTCTTGAATTGTCCGatgggtcttcttcttcctctgcaATAAAAAAACCCATGTCCATG GGATGGAGGTGCTTTTACATGGAGTTGCACAATGAGAAGGCGGCTCGTGCTACCTCGGTGGTTCAGTTTGTGGAAACATGCTCATCATCTGCATCCCTTGAGGTTGGGGAGTATCAGAAGGCAATGCAAGATTTGCACGCACTGCAATTTGGATATCAGGATGTACAAATGTTTCTTTTCAAACCAGAGCTTACTGTGCTGGTTAACCTACTTGGTTTGCACTACTGCATTAATTGGCTTGGAGTGCCG GCCAACTGTGTCCTGAAAGCACTCGAGAGTAGGAAGATATCTGAGCGGCAAGTTTGTGTTAAATGGTGGAAGCTTGGGATATGGTCCCACGGCTTCAGAATGCGTGATGAATTACTTTCTCGTCGGTTCACTCTGATAGATGTTGGTTTGGCCAAACAAGAGGAGGTTCTTGCGGTGCTTTATCGAGGTGCCATTCATGAGGTCTTACGAGTTCAGATCTGTGTTGCTGATCCCTCAAGCCCATCTTGGTCGTGCCAAAGCGCACACAGAAGGGGTTAG
- the LOC117623208 gene encoding snakin-2-like isoform X2, translated as MAISVSISSRIVILVSVLVVCLVVFNPVDADETANKIAAQSSLLDKLDCGGACAARCRLSSRPRLCKRACGTCCQRCSCVPPGTAGNQEVCPCYAALTTHGGKRKCP; from the exons ATGGCCATCTCAGTCTCAATCTCCTCCAGGATTGTGATTCTTGTTTCAGTACTCGTCGTTTGCCTTGTTGTTTTCAATCCTGTTGACGCTGATGAGACG GCAAACAAAATTGCAGCACAGAGTTCTCTACTTGATAAATTAG ACTGTGGTGGAGCGTGCGCTGCTCGATGTCGTTTGTCTTCAAGGCCTCGGCTGTGCAAGAGGGCATGCGGGACTTGCTGCCAGCGCTGCAGCTGTGTTCCTCCGGGTACTGCCGGGAATCAGGAGGTCTGCCCCTGCTACGCCGCCCTCACCACCCACGGCGGCAAACGCAAGTGTCCTTGA
- the LOC117623208 gene encoding snakin-2-like isoform X1, with amino-acid sequence MAISVSISSRIVILVSVLVVCLVVFNPVDADETQANKIAAQSSLLDKLDCGGACAARCRLSSRPRLCKRACGTCCQRCSCVPPGTAGNQEVCPCYAALTTHGGKRKCP; translated from the exons ATGGCCATCTCAGTCTCAATCTCCTCCAGGATTGTGATTCTTGTTTCAGTACTCGTCGTTTGCCTTGTTGTTTTCAATCCTGTTGACGCTGATGAGACG CAGGCAAACAAAATTGCAGCACAGAGTTCTCTACTTGATAAATTAG ACTGTGGTGGAGCGTGCGCTGCTCGATGTCGTTTGTCTTCAAGGCCTCGGCTGTGCAAGAGGGCATGCGGGACTTGCTGCCAGCGCTGCAGCTGTGTTCCTCCGGGTACTGCCGGGAATCAGGAGGTCTGCCCCTGCTACGCCGCCCTCACCACCCACGGCGGCAAACGCAAGTGTCCTTGA